In the genome of Dickeya fangzhongdai, one region contains:
- a CDS encoding ABC transporter substrate-binding protein, with the protein MKIRIFIAMAALIAVSLAGGAAAQEDNRPELRIAVQKNPETQEPVDAASNVAFRNNPSIHETLLKLDLDGHFSVQPNLATSWRWVDDKTLDITLRKGVIFHDGREMTADDVAFSFGPQRLTDPQAPGYPTYLTSFSSLAHVEVVNPQTVRFVTKFKDPILLQRLASYAAVVISKDAWVKMGGDWAKWKQKPVGAGPYKVLESVANDHVTLVAHDRYFGGKPNAKRVTFKVVPEVSSRIAGLLAGDYDIATDLPPDQLDVVNKSGTATIVGGPVPNNRILFFDKYNPALKDPRVRQALILAIDRQAIVDTIWNGLTVVPNGEQFKEFGPIYLKDRPKYEYNPEKARQLLKEGGYKGEPITIRSQNNYYTAENPVSEAVVAMWQAVGVNAKLEFVEAGKLFDNASGRTTGNWSSTAVIADPYVSIYSLSFARTATMGTQKIWINDEFDALGAKLEQAVAPADRAKIFSDMLDIIEWKDPGITVLHQNAVFFGVAKKVKWKPQHAFAMDLGPQNLSFVNAAG; encoded by the coding sequence ATGAAGATACGCATTTTTATTGCTATGGCGGCGTTGATCGCCGTCTCCCTTGCAGGCGGCGCGGCCGCTCAGGAAGACAATCGTCCTGAGTTACGGATCGCGGTTCAGAAAAACCCGGAGACGCAGGAGCCGGTTGACGCGGCGTCCAACGTCGCTTTTCGCAACAATCCCTCGATTCACGAGACGCTGCTGAAACTTGACCTTGATGGTCACTTCTCGGTGCAGCCGAACCTGGCGACCTCGTGGCGATGGGTAGACGACAAAACCCTCGACATCACGCTTCGCAAAGGCGTCATTTTCCATGACGGCCGTGAGATGACCGCTGACGACGTGGCCTTTTCGTTCGGGCCGCAACGTTTGACCGACCCGCAGGCACCCGGTTATCCCACCTATCTGACCAGCTTCAGCAGCCTTGCTCATGTCGAGGTTGTGAATCCGCAAACTGTCCGTTTCGTCACCAAGTTTAAGGATCCGATCTTGTTACAGCGGCTGGCCAGCTATGCCGCGGTGGTCATCAGCAAAGATGCCTGGGTCAAGATGGGCGGCGACTGGGCGAAGTGGAAGCAAAAGCCGGTCGGCGCCGGCCCCTACAAGGTTCTCGAATCCGTCGCTAACGATCATGTCACGCTGGTCGCTCACGACCGGTATTTCGGCGGAAAGCCCAACGCGAAGCGCGTCACCTTCAAGGTGGTGCCGGAAGTGTCATCTCGTATCGCCGGTCTTCTTGCGGGCGACTATGACATCGCGACCGATCTGCCGCCGGACCAGCTCGACGTGGTGAACAAGTCCGGCACTGCGACGATCGTCGGAGGTCCGGTTCCAAACAACCGCATCCTCTTTTTCGACAAATACAACCCTGCGCTCAAGGATCCGCGCGTGCGTCAGGCGTTGATTCTTGCTATCGACCGTCAGGCGATCGTCGACACCATCTGGAACGGCCTGACCGTGGTCCCGAACGGCGAGCAGTTCAAGGAGTTCGGCCCCATCTACCTGAAGGACCGGCCAAAATATGAATACAACCCGGAAAAAGCCCGACAGCTCCTAAAGGAGGGCGGCTACAAGGGCGAACCGATCACGATCCGCTCGCAGAACAACTATTACACGGCGGAAAACCCGGTCAGCGAAGCGGTCGTCGCCATGTGGCAGGCGGTTGGCGTCAACGCCAAACTGGAGTTTGTTGAAGCCGGTAAGCTCTTCGATAACGCCAGCGGTCGGACGACCGGCAACTGGTCCAGCACCGCGGTCATTGCCGATCCTTACGTTTCCATCTACTCGCTGTCGTTCGCCAGAACCGCAACGATGGGCACGCAGAAGATCTGGATCAATGACGAATTCGACGCTCTTGGCGCGAAGCTTGAACAGGCCGTAGCTCCGGCGGATCGCGCCAAAATCTTCTCCGACATGCTGGACATCATTGAATGGAAGGACCCAGGCATCACGGTTCTTCACCAGAACGCCGTCTTCTTCGGCGTCGCCAAAAAGGTGAAGTGGAA